Proteins encoded by one window of uncultured Draconibacterium sp.:
- a CDS encoding glutamine synthetase III has translation MAQFRFKALDEVLNRKPVEIAREENLVSDYYGMLVFDQAKMKKYLSREAYKAVTDAVERGTTVDRKMADQVAQGMKAWAIENGATHYTHWFHPLTDGTAEKHDAFIVHGADGGVIESFSGKLLAQQEPDASSFPSGGIRQTFEARGYTAWDPSSPAFISETTLTIPTIFISFTGEALDYKTPLLRALNAVDKAATGVCQYFDKNVSRVQANLGWEQEYFLIDEALYMARPDLVLTGRTLMGHASSKDQQLDDHYFSSIPTRVNKFMQDVENEAYKLGIPVKTRHNEVAPNQFELAPIYEEANLSNDHNQLCMDIMQKIARRHKFRILFHEKPFSGINGSGKHNNWSLSTDTGVNLYSPGKNPKSNLQFLTFVINTMKAVYDNQDLLRASILTASNQHRLGANEAPPSIISVFLGSEVSAMLDLMEEAVVDRKMTPDEKTALKLNIGRIPEIILDNTDRNRTSPFAFTGNRFEFRAVGSMANNASALIVLNTAVADQLKKFKANVDGLIEKGVKKDEAIFQVLKTLIVDTKPIRFNGDGYSDGWVEEAEKRGLTNIINVPESLSAFLRPESKQFFERNGIFNESEIDGRVEVEYEKFIMKVQIESRVLADIAINHIVPTAVEYQTMLLENVKNLKEVFPEEEFMSLAGGRLELIKEVGGHISAIKAKRKEMIAARAKANKVTDVIERSKEYDVEVRPFLDEIRDHIDRLELIVDNEKWPLPKYRELLFVR, from the coding sequence ATGGCACAATTCAGATTTAAAGCACTTGATGAAGTGCTTAACCGTAAACCTGTGGAAATAGCAAGGGAAGAGAACCTTGTTTCTGACTATTACGGTATGCTGGTGTTCGACCAGGCAAAAATGAAAAAGTACTTATCGCGCGAAGCATATAAAGCAGTTACTGATGCTGTTGAGCGTGGAACAACCGTTGACCGAAAAATGGCCGATCAGGTGGCGCAGGGAATGAAAGCCTGGGCGATAGAAAACGGGGCAACACATTATACGCACTGGTTTCATCCGTTAACCGACGGTACAGCAGAAAAGCACGATGCGTTTATCGTACATGGTGCCGATGGAGGTGTGATAGAATCATTTTCAGGAAAACTCCTGGCTCAGCAGGAACCTGATGCATCTTCTTTCCCAAGTGGAGGAATTCGTCAAACTTTCGAAGCCAGAGGCTACACAGCCTGGGATCCATCTTCTCCGGCGTTTATCAGCGAGACCACATTAACCATTCCTACTATTTTTATTTCGTTTACAGGCGAGGCACTCGATTACAAAACACCACTATTGCGTGCATTAAATGCAGTTGATAAAGCGGCAACCGGAGTGTGTCAGTATTTCGATAAAAATGTTTCGCGTGTACAGGCAAACCTTGGTTGGGAACAGGAATATTTTTTAATTGATGAAGCGTTGTACATGGCTCGTCCCGACCTGGTATTAACCGGCCGTACTTTAATGGGACATGCTTCTTCAAAAGATCAGCAACTCGACGATCATTATTTCTCATCCATTCCAACCCGCGTAAATAAATTTATGCAGGATGTTGAGAATGAAGCATACAAACTGGGAATTCCGGTAAAAACCCGTCATAACGAGGTGGCTCCAAACCAGTTTGAACTGGCCCCGATTTATGAAGAAGCTAACCTGTCGAACGATCATAACCAGTTGTGCATGGACATCATGCAAAAGATAGCCCGCCGCCATAAATTTCGTATTTTATTTCACGAAAAGCCATTTTCCGGAATTAACGGTTCCGGAAAGCACAATAACTGGTCGTTATCAACCGATACGGGTGTAAATCTGTATTCGCCAGGGAAAAATCCAAAATCGAATCTGCAGTTTTTAACTTTCGTTATTAATACAATGAAAGCGGTTTACGATAACCAGGATTTGTTACGAGCCAGTATTTTAACGGCTTCAAACCAACACCGTTTGGGAGCCAATGAAGCACCTCCATCAATTATTTCAGTATTTCTGGGATCAGAAGTTTCAGCGATGTTGGATTTGATGGAAGAAGCTGTGGTGGATCGTAAAATGACCCCGGATGAAAAGACAGCCTTAAAACTGAATATTGGTCGCATTCCTGAAATAATTCTCGACAATACCGACAGAAACCGTACATCGCCGTTTGCTTTTACCGGGAACCGTTTCGAGTTCCGTGCAGTTGGATCGATGGCAAACAACGCATCAGCACTTATCGTTTTAAATACTGCAGTTGCCGATCAGTTGAAAAAGTTCAAAGCCAATGTAGACGGTTTAATTGAAAAGGGAGTGAAAAAAGATGAAGCAATCTTTCAGGTATTAAAAACGTTAATCGTTGATACAAAACCGATTCGTTTTAATGGCGATGGTTACAGTGATGGTTGGGTGGAAGAAGCTGAAAAACGAGGCTTGACTAACATTATTAATGTTCCTGAATCATTGTCCGCTTTTCTGCGACCTGAAAGTAAGCAATTTTTCGAGCGCAACGGTATTTTTAACGAGTCCGAAATTGATGGCAGGGTAGAGGTTGAATACGAGAAATTTATTATGAAAGTGCAGATTGAATCACGTGTTCTTGCCGATATCGCTATTAATCATATCGTACCAACTGCAGTGGAGTATCAAACAATGTTGCTCGAGAACGTGAAAAACCTGAAGGAGGTATTTCCTGAAGAAGAATTTATGTCGCTTGCAGGTGGACGTTTAGAGCTAATAAAAGAAGTTGGCGGACACATTTCGGCAATAAAAGCAAAACGTAAAGAAATGATTGCCGCGCGTGCCAAAGCCAATAAAGTGACTGATGTTATAGAACGATCGAAAGAGTACGATGTGGAGGTACGTCCTTTCCTTGATGAGATTCGCGATCATATCGACAGACTCGAATTAATTGTTGACAACGAAAAATGGCCGTTGCCAAAATACCGCGAGTTACTTTTTGTTCGATAA